In Hippoglossus hippoglossus isolate fHipHip1 chromosome 15, fHipHip1.pri, whole genome shotgun sequence, the genomic stretch tgctgccctctgctggctaAACTGTGATATCCCACCAGTCCAGATCCTACAGTGGACCCTGCGATAAACCCACTACAGTATTAATCAAAAATGATCATGTGCATCTACATAGGCAAAAAATAACAAGGTTTCACTTCAGGtaaatctgtttcctctgctgagaAATATTCTTTATTACGATCTAGCATTTACAACAGCAATCCGTCAAGGTGCAAGCACAACTGACTTTTAAAGGGGATGGGGAAATGgcactctgattggttcattGCACGTGACACTGGAAAACCCATCCATGATTGATTACGAGACTGATGGTGCACTCGTGTGGTGTTAATAATCAGAAAAATGTGTTCGTGACTggaaaaatgtgtctgtatgcCATCTCCAGtcaggaaaacaacacagaaagtTGCCTTAAATTTTGGTACACAAGTCGCAGAGttgctgatgtcatcacttaTGAACCTGTTATACTTTTACAGTAAGCTCTACATAGGAGTCTGTCcatctcacacaagcacataacTTTTAAGTCAATACAGACGTTTTTATGATTAACATGCACACATTAAATTATTCATATGCCTGTCACACCTGATTTGCTCTTTGTTATTATGCAAATAAttgagtttttatttaacagctgAACCATCCAACAACGTTCACCTGATTTCTAGTGCCTCAGACTGCACCAGACTGAACAAAGAAGTTGCTGAGGAACTGATGGCTGACTGCTTCTGCGGGGTCTCTTCGAGGTCATGGCGTCCAAACCACAGGAAGTGCTGCCCTGCCCGTGCTGAAGCTGCCTCTGCAGCCTTCTGCTTGTGGTTGCGGGTGAACCGGCTGTAGCCCGCTGGAAAAGCAGCAGTCGGCTTCACCGTGAAGTCTGTCTCGTAGGCTGAGACGTTCCCTCCAGTCTCTGATGTGCCGCTGTCAGCTCCATCGGGGCAGAGGCTGAAGTGAGAGTTTTGCTGCTTGCGTTCGTCGGGACACTTTCTCAGTCCCACACCCTGAAGTACACCAACATGGCAGAgaacaaatgttttcctttcaagCTGTGATATGGTAATAGGTCAGAACATTTTGTTATGCTGTGTATTTCTCCTCATACTCACATAAGTGAAGACAGCAATGTTATCTTTTAAGGAATGCTTGTTGTCATGGTCTGAGAGTGGATACTCCCTGGATTCCTGTgaagaaacacatgaagaaaaaaCTCAGACAgtaaaacaactgaacacagAAAAACTGAGAAGGcagtttttcttaatttctttgATATGAAGTGCAAGGGCCATGACAGAAGTGTGTATCAAAGTGCAGTGATACAAAAGCTGATtatttgttcaagttttaaCTTGATGTtgtgattaaaataaagaatttcttACCCATTTTCCACCAATGCTCATTGAAGAAGGTTTTTTTCCACCTTTTACCATTTTTATCGACTGAGTGATTTCACCAACGCaccgcacacatgcacgcacagtTAAACTTAACTGAACAATGCACAACACTGGTCACTATGGAAACAGGCTCCAAACAAATAACCTGGACACTGAGCTCAATTTGTCACGGAGATGTGGAACTGGAATTCTGACAAAAACCAGCTTCCACTAATCAAATAAAAGGATAAATAGTTTAATTTGattcacaaatcaaatcagtcagataaaagataaaagacaaTAACAACGTAAGAAACTAGGCCGAATGAATAACCAGGattttttatgtataaaaaaGGCATATAATATGGCTTGGATGGATTAAAGATTAAAGTAAACATGATAGGGATCACAGGTAGAACATATAATTGGATCAAAGACTTTTTATTTGATAAGTTTATTCAAGTAAGAATTGGGGCCGCTTCATCAGGAAGGTATATGGTGGAATATGGTATTCCTCAGGGCAGTGTCATTGATCCAATATTGTTTTCCATTATGATCAATGTCACTAAGTTCAGGGTGACAATGGGTCGCTCTTTGCTAATGATGGAGCCTTGTGGAAAAGGGGAAGGAATGTTAAGAAAATGTCACTTCCAAGCACTTCACTTCAAAAATGTCACTTCACAGCAGCAAGGAGTTGCTTAGCCACAATCTTTGAGTATTTAGCGATAAAAGGTAGTTTTGAGATGGGTCTATAATTTTCTAAAATCATGTGATCGAGCCCAGGCTTTTTTAGAATTGGCTGAACACTAGCAGTTTTGAAGTAATCTGGAACATTACTGTTAAAGATTTATAGTAACCAGGGCACAAGTGTTTCCGTTACGTTGAATAAAAGCTTAATGGACGGGTGCCCATTGTCCCAACTAAGCTTTTATTCATTCGTATTGACGGATGAGTTCTGCACTTCAGCAATTGATGAGATTAAATTAattccatttaaaatgtatttagttgattaaataaaatcaagtgTTTGAGAGTTACAAGAAAATGTATCTTTGATGGATGACAAAGTCAAGGAGGGATAATTCACTAAAACAAAAAGTTTAGttactttatttttcacaaCAATACATTACAATGACATATTCAATTTATCGACAACttatgaaatatataatataattttacaaCTTATATTGAACTTAAgaagctttatttttttatttttaatacaattAGCTATTCtaaaatgtgttcaaatgtaACTATTAAAGATCCTGGGTTAGGATTTTGCAAATAAACATTGGCTAACATTTTTGGAAATGGTACATGGTCAATAATACCAAGCACTGACTAATTCATGAATCACCTCAGATGGTGGGGGGTTTTAAAATTCTTCAGTGAGACGCGTCGACAAgtaatgatttttctttttcctgttgttggAGGTGCTTCTTCAGCTGTTTGGCCAAACGTTGCCACCTGATGAAAAGCAGGAATCATGGACCACTTAATAAAATCTCCAAAACCGTGCTAACTCTTATTTTGAGATCACACATCCACCTCTCTTACCGTTCCTGTGCATCGTTGTTCTTATTCACCCTGTCagcctcctccctcttctcctccatccatcgCTGCAACAGttcgtctttctctctccgAGCCTGCGTCAAAGTTTCCTTTAGTCCTTCCTGCTCCGCTCGCAGGGTGGCCAACTCTTTGGACTGACACTCCAAGGTGAATTCAAATTCTGAAAGGGTTGCCTTCAGGGTGTTGTTCCCTTTAGCCAGGGTACGTGCCTCTTGGCGGTATTGGGACACACTGAAATAGCAAAGtaatgaaataatgatttattttaccTCTAACCTTTTATTTAGACTGGCTTGACAATTACTTTGACTCATGTAGTTCTGTCATTATACAACATTTTTAcgtcaaaacacacatttatgaaTAATTTTTCAAGATGACCATTTATGAATTCTTCAACATGATGTCTAATAGAGTAAAGGATTGTATCAAAGTTAGTAGGTTGGAGATGGAGGCtgaatttcatatttatattttatattaacttCCTTCCTTGCATTACAAATGTATCGGCCTGATAAGACAACACTGACTTTTTAGACTTTTTTAGGAgttgaaacaataaaattaaaccTGTTCGCAAGGTAAATAATTTATGTCTGCAggccttttactttttaaacatgtaaCCGTcttatatttgatgttttttcattCTATCCACTCTCGACTTTGTGAAAATAATTTTCATACAGTGACTTAATGCCTAAATATGACCAAACAAACATTGGGGcattactttctgtttctgaagatcatattttatgatgaaTATGGTTTTCCATAACATACCGTGACTGCCAgtactgcagctcagcctcttTCAGATACAGGACGCTGGTCAGGTCAGAGACGGTCTGAGACAACTGGGGAGACAAAAGAACGAGTTGATTAGACTGTGGATAATGGAAGGAGCGATCAGTTCAAAGGTCAATGCCTGAACACACAGATGATAATGTGGTTCAATTTCtttctctgctgtaacttcctggcttttagattattttacaagtttaaaaccacaaaaagcttttttctgatgcatttatttaattacagGAAACTGATGTTGTTTGCACAGCTAAATATTGTtgattcatattattttatccACCTTTTCTGACAGGTGCTCAGTCTCTCTCAGCTgcagatgaaggattttagtgttttttccaGCTTCTACTCCATCTCGCTCAgagctgaaaaaaaaagttttataaatCAAGATGAACAAATGTTGGATAAAGTGGAATTCTGCATTTCTAACCTGTTAAACTGAACATCATCCAGGATTTGTTTGCGGATTTCAAAACGTTCCTCCAGCTGAGACActagaatgaaaacaaacacgtgCTCTTACGGTCTGAGACAGTGAGAGCATCGATGTAAAAAGCTGAGGAAGGAATAATGTTGATCTTACGTGTCGTAAAAACACCGACATGAGGCAGTTTCTCAGTTTGGTCTCTCTGCTGCAGTCGAGCACGCACGTGATTTTTCCAGTTGGCCATCTCTGCGGTCATGTGATCCGTCGTCTGTGTAAACCCGGTCAACCCCAGCCGCACTTCGAAAATTCGCGCGTCTATTCGTGATTTTACGCTAAATGTCAAATAGGCCGAAGACAAACGTTGACAATTAAAAGATAATTTGTTGTGGACGATTGATTTTATTTccacacaaatataacaaacataatgaaatggaatatcatatatatatatttctgaaaATTAAAGTCAAAGTTCACTACTTTCTGATTATTGGACTCAAAACTTATTTGAGGTGACACAGCTATTTCAActcactcttgttcatgttGACCCCCACTGTATGCATGTCAAGTTTCAAAAGGTTTTACTGTACAGAtattgagaaaatgaaagacaaagtttgctactttttcattatggcacTCAAAACATGCTCACTTGCCTATTTTCTTCGCCAATGACATTTACCGTATGTGAACGAATAGACACGCATCAATTTTCAAAGTGCGGCTTACTTCACAAACGAAGGGCCACATGACCGCAGCTGTTCATTGCAGTAAACACTCACTTGTCCCCAAAATGGCTCCTCAACTGCAGGCCTGCGTCGTTTTTTGCTCTCACTTGACAACACACATGACTTTGTCGTGGTTAAACATGAACTGAGTGTTAACACAATTTCATTAGAATGGAAGTGAAAGGTCTGCAACAAAGTTTTCACAGCTCCTCCCAGTTCGGTTTAGATAGAGAGCTGCCTGACATTCCATCCACTGTgttaacataacacaacacatgacCACATTACAACACGACACAACAttacataatataacataacataacagaacagaacagaacagaacagaacagaacagaacagaacatgagatgacatgacatgacacgACACGACACAACACgacacaacataacataacataacataacacaacacttCATAACACAACGTAACATAATTCAAATACAGTAATTAACAAAATTGTGTAAAGTATTTACTTTATATGCTACTTGGTGCTTGTATTCAAATACTTTCTCACCTTCagattaaaatgtactttttgaTGTGAGATTAAAATTTACTTTTTGATCTGAGAGCTCTACTTATTCTGAAAAGTAACATTGTATAAACACAACACTTTTccataaatataatgtattgctatggataaaaaaaaccaaTGACCCTTGTAAAGTACATAATATAAtcttaaaaaactaattttataATCTGAATCTGCACTTTAGTTTGTATCTTAAGCTGCCAAACAAATACAATGCAGTATAAGTAGATGCACATTTTGAGCACAATGTAGTAatattagaataaaatatagaagtagaaaatggaaatactccAGAAAAGTATCAAAATATTTCAATTAATTTCTTTCCACCACtgcaaattaaatgttttaatctcGACTTTAACTGACTTCAAACAaactttgttattgttttattatataatttaaaagaaGACAAGCACAAGCCAAGTCagtgcatttcaaaataaaagccaccAGAACAGAATGTACTCAACTTTTCTAGAAAGAGCAGGAGCTGCCAACTCTTAGTACTTCCGGTTCATTGCCTTTATCACTACATCGCTCTGACTGAAACACATTGAGCGACATGAGCTTTATTTGACATCATTTAATGTTCAAATctaatttttgtattttactgtagACTCGGGATGAATTCCGGTGGTTGACAGGGAACAGAGGAAGAGTTTTGAagctgaaacaggaagttgttgttCACTTGGACCAACGTGTGCTCTGACAacaacagatggagagagagaagctacAGGCTAATTTAAacctttaaatacatttaactgagcaacagcagcttctcatgtgagtgtcattttattccagtgttgtatatttacatcttgtttggtttttttcacAGCGCTACGGCTCAGCGATGTTATTTGGATTAGCTAGCCTGCCAAAGCTAGCATAGCAAACTAAAGCCATCACTAACACTTGATCGATACTGTTGTCCTTGTCCGTCCTCCATCTCATGTCTCCTCCGTGACAACATGTGCAGGCTGGCGGGTTGTTGAGGGATCAGCTGGATCCACGGTGCTGTGTCCGGTATGAGCTCTGGGGACAGGGAGCCTGGGAGCCCCTGGGACAATGTGAAGGAAGAGCCCACCTGCTCAGGTGAAAACAGCAAACATGTAAGTAACAGAAACATGCTTCAATGATCTAACATGACAATCTAACTAGCTTTATATGGGTTAGTTAATGTTGTGTGTGGATTCATAAAGTCACTGTCACCTTTAGTGTCAAATCCATTTACACAACTGCCAACGGTCAAAGCCGGATTAAGCTCCTGAAGGGGCCCGGGGCTAATATTTCTCAAGGGGCCCCTTTAGACCCCCTTCAGACctggtgtatatatatatatattctcttagctgtgtgaatgcaaatcaTGACTAACAATCCTCCGCACATCCTTTTCCTGCCTGTTTGCACTTTACTTTATTTCGAAAATGTGAACTGATACACACGGTGCAATAACTACCTTTGAATGTATATAGTCTcagttttgtattgtattgtttttgacttttttttttatagtaagCTCTCTTTTacctttcttttatatttattttaattttgctGAGCTGACCAGTTTCTTCTTGTCCAATACGCTTGTCCAACCCGCTACAGTTCCCcattaaacaatttttttccccacacatTCTGACACAACTGTATTGCCAGACTtgctaaaaacaacataatttggtcagTAAGTAAAGTGGGGAAGTAGAATTTTATTTAAGATTTTGACAGTTTTTTGCAACGATCATGGCCTCCTACAGGGATGATACTGTCTGTCAAGGGGTGCAAATTTCCAACAACTGCATATACATTTTACACGTGGAAACCATGGACAATGTTTTGCACCATGTGAAAAACCTGAAATACTGTCTGTGTTCTCTGATCTATCTAAgtcatgatgtttttattttgtaggagTCGGCAATATGCTCAGGCAGCACTGAAATTAAGAGCTGTGCCGTGGTGAAGTACTCAGCCGCCCCTCCACCGACCAGCTATGCCTTGCTGCAGGAGAAGACCGACCTTAAGCTGCCTCCCGCCAACTGGCTGAGAGAAAACCCTCAGCTGGGCAGCGCGGGAACCACCGTACTAGGCTCCAGCAGCAAGAGCAAGCCTTTTTCTAGGTATAACATCCTGAATAATACTATTACTACAACTGCTATGTATTACACTAATGTGAGGCTGTTGTGATCTGAAAAGTTACAGAATGCAGTGTGTGCTGCTGAACTGTTTtgaattatataataatataatgttttgACCACTCTATTTGTTTCAATAAGGCAACACTAAGTATTATAAACACCTCTGGTTATTCAGTCAAAGTCATAGATTAAATTAGAGGCTCAACGCGTCATGCTTTGTGCTCTGCTTAATTGTGGAAACCTGCTGGGCAGATGGCCTCTGTTGATGGTCAGAACGCACTCATGAAGACTGATTGTTACTCACTGCTCTATTGACTTCACGCGTTCTACATTTTTTCAATAACTTTACAAAACTATGACTGGAAAACTTCTCGCTGCATATCTGATAGCAGAGAATCATTGTGATTATCAGTGGATAAACCATGGATACTGATAAATCGTTCATGAGTCTGACCTTTATCCATATTACCATTTGCAAACACTGTTGTGAATAagttccttttcttcttttgtagTTTTGGGATGGCCTACGAATTCATTGACTGCATCGGGGACGATGTTGACGTGGTGTCAGACTCTGAGGTTTGTGGAGCCGCTCCAGCGCtgacatttgtttctgaaacatgtTCATACAGCTGTCGTTAACATTGTTTTCTGTCAAATTCAGAACATCAAGAAGCTTTTGAAAATTCCCTACAGCAAGTCTCACGTCAGCATGGCCGTTCACCGCGTCGGGAGGACCCTGCTTTTGGACGACCTGGACATTCAAGAGCTCTTCATGAAGTCTTCTCAGGTAGAGCagggtttttcttttacaaGTCAACGAAACATCCTTACTAGGATTGTTGttccatgttttaaaaaaatgtcttcatgaCAGTATGAGGttaaagtgattttattttcctgctaCGTGTGTTTTTGTAGACCGGAGACTGGACGTGGCTAAAAGAGTTTTACCAGCGGCTAATAGATGAGAAgtggcagaggaagaagaagagtaaaGAGCACTGGTATCAGAGAGCCATCCTGTCAAAGTTCCTCTACTACAGGTGAGTTATCTCTTTACATTGGGTGTAAGTTTACACTTCTTCTTGTGCATCTCTCTTTGCCTTGCTCTGTCAACACTACGGCTCTAACACTGTGTTTCTTGCAGTATAAAtggtgatggagctgcagaGCCTGTACCAGACAACCTGAATGAAGGGGAGGTGGAGAACGAGGCAGAGGAGTTCAGCTCTACATGGCCCACCTCCTTCACCAGCACGCCGTCTGAAGCAGAAGAGTCAGACACTGCCAAGCAGGTCCGAAGAAATCTCtgagaaatgtgaaataatgttGGGAAAGGTCTCAAAAAGATATCATTAAAAATACAATCAAGGTCTGAAAAACCTAATCACTGAAAAGAATTAAGTAGGGaattaataaggatttaatcCGTTGTGCCTCCACAATTTTTCTGTACTTAATGTGATGAAGGGTTTAAGCAAATAACTAACCAGCGTTTTTTTGACTTAGTGGCTCTTAGGTGAGTGGTAAGCTGATAACTGTGTGAGATGTTGGTTTGCACTACTTACACTGACAGTGTTGCTTCTATAAAACATGTAGGAAAGCGTTTCTTTGGACAGCAACTTTGCTCTGGGCCAAGTGACGGCTGTACTCAAAGAGCAAAACCTCCCAACTCTGTTCAACGAGGGGGAAAACAGTCAGGTAACACAAACGTTTACAACCTTCTTTCAATGGTATTTATGACCAGAGGTGGTAGCTTATGGTTAATATATCATTTGATGTTGTTTGTTCGACAGGGTTTAAGAAACGACTTTGTGCGAAACATCATGTGGACGTTCGAGGATATCCACATGCTGGTCGGATCCAACATGCCTATCTTCGGAGGTGGTCGTTATCCTGCCGTCAGTCTGAGACTCAGGTTGGAATTAGTTTGTTCTGATTCAGGATCTGAAATAAATGTTCACatagagagaaaataagaaTTTTAATTATATAACATGTCTGCGTCAACAAGATActgaacattttcataaaatatgGCTGTATAATGGATGTGGTGACACACAGTACGTCTCTGCACAGTGATGATAGATGCTGGGAATTGTTGTTAGTAGGTcaggttttaattagtttgagCTGAACTGTAAAGATAATACAtccaattaataataataataattccttcttcccctctgtctctgtgtttttcagggACAACAATAAACCAATCAACATTCTGACAGGTATCGACTACTGGCTCGACAATCTGATGTGCAATGTCCCCGAACTGGTCATGTGTTTTCACGTCAATGGCATCGTTCAGGTGAattgctgctgccttttgtccAGTGTTGTTATTATCCAAGTAATTATTGCCAAAGATGATGTTTCATTGTataatctgaaaatgttttgatggcagtgaacattttttaaaggttctatattttacaattttctgtttcatttgagTTTAAAAATCCATAATAAATTATGGGTTTAAGTACCAAAGACTGTGTAGTCTTAGggcctgtttatttaaaaaaaacgtatttcattgttttgtggTTTTCCCTACAGAAATACGAGATGATAAAGACAGAGGACATCCCTCATCTGGAGAACTCGAATTTCTCCACGAGGGTTGTGAAAGACATCGCCCAAAATATTCTTTCCTTCCTAAAGTCCAACTGCACCAAAGAGGGTCACACCTACTGGCTTTTTAAAGGtgggagacaaacaaacaggaattCTTCAGTCTGATCACTATGTGCCTGTGTTTCTCGATGTTATCTAATTTTAACTTTTTGAACCCACAGCCAGTGGGAGTGACATCGTGAAGCTTTATGATCTTACTACCCTGTGTGAGGAGGCTGAAGAAGGGAAATGTCAGAATCCCTTCACTCTCCCTGTGGCTGTGTTACTATACAGGTAAGAATCTTATAAAGACTCAGCATTAGAGCATCTTTGTTCTACAAGATTCCTGCAGCCGTGACTTCTATTGGAAAAGTAGTTAAATTTGAAGCGTTAAAGTCCAGGGCTGAAAAATGTCCTCATATCCAAAAAGAGATTCATAGAAAGCTTGAGGCCGAATCTATAAATGTATTGTTGGACTTCAGGTTTAGTCAAATCCTCAAAAGGTTTGTGAAAGTTAACATTATTTGAGTCAGTTTAAGTAGCAAGAAATTTGTTGTTTCAATAtataataaatgcaaaatattttaaaatagtatataaattaaaatgtccatTTAAAGGGCAACCCTTGTAAAACACAACATCGTTTGCAGGTTAGATGTGTTTTAATCAGACATGTATAGAATTCAGTAAAGTGTGTAATCTGTAATGGATTCtcgtctgttgtgtgttttgttgtgcagAGTGGCCAGCAACCTAATGCTGAAGGCGAGACAGAACAGGAAGCACTATGGCACAGTCCGAACGCTGCTCTTAAACTGCGTCAAACTTCTGGATCAGGAGAGACATCCGCAGGTAAGAAGAAATTCTATGTTACAATAAGACAGAGGTGGCAATTTATATTTAGACGGCAGAGAAAGTAGAAAGTGCAACTCTTTGACTGAACCTGATCCCCTCTCGTCTATCTGCTCAGATCACCGCCTCCGCCCACTACATGCTGTCAGAGCTGTTCCAGCTCGACGAGCCCcctgaggaaggaggagagtcGCTCCGGGCCGGCGGCTCCGAGGACAGCTACAGCGACGAAGAcagggaggaagacgaggaggcaGAGTTGACGGAGGACAGTGATGAGAATGGCTCCTACAGCAACTGCTCCAACCCACAGGATGACAGTAAAGCTGTGGCTGTTATTCGCTCTGTAAGGGAGCTGTCTGTGCCGGAGAAATACAAATCTACCCACCAGATCAGAGTGAGCGCTTCTACACATGTTTTTCTTGCTCTTTCCATCACACAGACCTAcagggagagagtggaggaaaaaaaagtgaaagaagcTAATTTTATCTTTTCAAATCTCTGCAGCCAAGTGGAGCTTTCCCCGTTTCTCAAGACAAGGAGGAGCGATGCAGACACGTCCTGAGCTACGTACTAAAGGCAAGTCGCCGCATGATGTTTACATACAACACTGATAATGTGATGTGTCACCTACCAGTTAATAAACGCTGTGATACACAACACAGGGCCTGAAGGCAGTGGATGGAAGCATAAAGAAGGAGAGCGACCTCCCAGCCGCGGACCCCAACACACCAATCCCTCTCAAATATGAAGACAGAAATGCTATTGGAGCCTGCGCCTCCGAGAAAGGCATCTCTCTTCTTCTTGAGACAGGTCAGTTCTCAGTCCTTTTTACTAACTGATGTAATACCGCATAATAAAACAGTGAATATGGAAGTGTTATGTCATACACTGTCTTCTTACTTTCTTACAAACGGGCTAtgatcatgtgtgtgtcagcagcggGGCCAGTGCAGGGCGACCAGAAGCACCTGACGCGCTCGGGGATGATCCCTGGCTCGTGGCAGCACcacatgaagctgcagctcttcctCAAAGCCTCCAAGGCCTACTTTGTCCTGTCTGATGCCGCCACCAACTTACTGAAGTACGGCCGAGCTTTGCGCTACATCAAGCTATCTCTGCAGTGCTACGGTACGGTTGTTTAACTTCAatttaagttgttttctttcattctttccttGTTTGATCTCTTTCTAGCAGCctaaataatgttttcacaaaGCAAATATTAATCTAAAAACCGAATGATAAAACAGATCAGGTCCTTTCACTAGATTGTGCATGAAACTGCTCCATAACTTTCCAAATTATGTGCAGCATAATTATAACAAAGTCATTCAAACTTCAATTTATCTTTCCATCACCTTCTGCGGTTTTCCTCCAGATGCCTATTGCTCAGTGAGCGGTACGCAGCACTCACAGGTGCTGCAGTTCCACAGccagtgtctgtctctgtgtggagACATCCAGCTGATGTTGGCCCAGAACGCCAACAACAGAGCCGCTTACCTTGAGGAGTACAGCTACCAGACCAAAGAGGACCAGGAGATCCTGCACAGCCTgaacagagagagcagctgCCAAGGTCACTCACTGAAGACAAtcatacacaacacacaatgtCCAGCTCTGTTGCCTGATTTATTAAAACTAGGGGTAAAGGCCATTTCATTTGTCAATCGTATCCTTCTCTACCCTTCAGCCTTCAACATGGCAGCAGACCTGTCGATGGACCCGGAGTACCAGCTGTTTGTCAGCAGTAAATGTTACGAGGCAGCATATGAACTGCTCATCTCAGAGGCTTTGAAAGATCAGGAGTCAGATCAACTGGCTCAGTTGCTCAGACGGCTGGGAAACATCCGCAATGAGATGGGAGTGTACTACATGAACCAGGCAGCAGCCATGCAGACTGAGAAAGAAGGTTTGTCGGGTAGAAGTTGAAACTCTTAACAATGACAGTGACCGATATCCCAGAGTAATAGGGACAGCTTGCTTTCCACTGCACTCAGATCAGTAAAGAAATACGgactaaaacacaactttaaaaactGATCACTCTTACTTGTGTCTCTGTCCGTGTTGCTGTGTCTAATCAGGTTTATCTTTCTCCCTCCCCAGTAAAGAAGTCTGTGTCCGTAGCAGAACAGGAGATgtggaaaaaaagtttttcctACTTTGAGAAAGGTATGAAGGACTTTGAAGCCATCAGGGACAGCACCAACTCGGCCTTGCTGCTGTGTAACACTGGCCGACTGATGAGAATCTGCGCTCAGGCTCACTGCGCCGTCTCTGGCGACCAGAGCCGAGGGGAGTTCTCACCTGAAGAGGCACTCTACTACAACAAGGTGCCACGTCAAACACTTATCGtcttaattattatttattc encodes the following:
- the edrf1 gene encoding erythroid differentiation-related factor 1 isoform X2, whose protein sequence is MSSGDREPGSPWDNVKEEPTCSGENSKHESAICSGSTEIKSCAVVKYSAAPPPTSYALLQEKTDLKLPPANWLRENPQLGSAGTTVLGSSSKSKPFSSFGMAYEFIDCIGDDVDVVSDSENIKKLLKIPYSKSHVSMAVHRVGRTLLLDDLDIQELFMKSSQTGDWTWLKEFYQRLIDEKWQRKKKSKEHWYQRAILSKFLYYSINGDGAAEPVPDNLNEGEVENEAEEFSSTWPTSFTSTPSEAEESDTAKQESVSLDSNFALGQVTAVLKEQNLPTLFNEGENSQGLRNDFVRNIMWTFEDIHMLVGSNMPIFGGGRYPAVSLRLRDNNKPINILTGIDYWLDNLMCNVPELVMCFHVNGIVQKYEMIKTEDIPHLENSNFSTRVVKDIAQNILSFLKSNCTKEGHTYWLFKASGSDIVKLYDLTTLCEEAEEGKCQNPFTLPVAVLLYRVASNLMLKARQNRKHYGTVRTLLLNCVKLLDQERHPQITASAHYMLSELFQLDEPPEEGGESLRAGGSEDSYSDEDREEDEEAELTEDSDENGSYSNCSNPQDDSKAVAVIRSVRELSVPEKYKSTHQIRPSGAFPVSQDKEERCRHVLSYVLKGLKAVDGSIKKESDLPAADPNTPIPLKYEDRNAIGACASEKGISLLLETAGPVQGDQKHLTRSGMIPGSWQHHMKLQLFLKASKAYFVLSDAATNLLKYGRALRYIKLSLQCYDAYCSVSGTQHSQVLQFHSQCLSLCGDIQLMLAQNANNRAAYLEEYSYQTKEDQEILHSLNRESSCQAFNMAADLSMDPEYQLFVSSKCYEAAYELLISEALKDQESDQLAQLLRRLGNIRNEMGVYYMNQAAAMQTEKEVKKSVSVAEQEMWKKSFSYFEKGMKDFEAIRDSTNSALLLCNTGRLMRICAQAHCAVSGDQSRGEFSPEEALYYNKAIDYYLRAIRSLANRANHPLVWDSVNWELSTTYFTLATLLQDYAPLSRKAQEQIEREVTEAMMKSLKYCDLQTESARQPLYQYRAATIHHRLASMYHSCFRNQVGDEHLRKQHRSLAELHYSKAVCLFLSLKDAPCELLRTLLERVAFAEFTMAGQSSSGAKLKSLTGALEIMTESRHAFQLIHNELEEEEEQVEPSEPQAADSAQSPDVATGPTSGLNLQEVMKLIGVFEPSFSFLLLQLIKLMTTLKRKPSNKDEELLKTYKNVYSKLLRAEKNAPLLSRVSVYKDLLQQLTPQTGSDDTGTPS